The following are encoded together in the Leptolyngbyaceae cyanobacterium genome:
- a CDS encoding glutathione S-transferase family protein, with protein sequence MGLGLLADGRWVSEREQEDSQGRFIRPATSFRNKITADGSSGFKAEPGRYHLYISWACPWAHRTAIMRKLKGLEDIIGLSVVHPVIDQNGWEFSEEPGCILDTVNGLNYLWETYLKADSKYEGRVTVPVLWDKQTETIVNNESREIIKIFDTQFGDFAKSDWHFYPDDLQAKIEQTMDEIYQPINNGVYRAGFAGSQSAYEEGVTDLFHALDLWDEVLGKQRYLCGDRITEADWCMFTTLLRFDPVYYGHFKCNLRHIWDYPNLWNYLKELYQIPGVKDTCNLDHIKRHYYVSHNKINPTRVVPKGPIFDLESPHNRNNL encoded by the coding sequence ATGGGTTTAGGTCTTCTCGCTGACGGCAGATGGGTATCAGAACGGGAACAAGAAGACTCCCAAGGCAGGTTTATCCGTCCAGCAACTAGTTTTCGCAACAAAATTACGGCTGATGGTTCTAGCGGTTTTAAAGCAGAACCAGGGCGCTACCATCTTTATATCTCTTGGGCTTGTCCTTGGGCACACCGTACCGCCATTATGCGGAAGTTGAAAGGATTAGAGGATATTATCGGACTTTCAGTTGTGCATCCGGTAATCGATCAAAATGGTTGGGAATTCTCAGAAGAACCAGGTTGTATTCTCGATACAGTAAATGGTTTAAATTATCTTTGGGAAACCTATCTGAAAGCAGATTCAAAATATGAAGGACGGGTAACTGTTCCCGTACTTTGGGATAAACAAACCGAGACAATTGTCAATAATGAGTCTCGCGAAATTATTAAGATTTTCGATACTCAATTTGGCGATTTTGCTAAATCAGATTGGCACTTTTATCCAGATGATTTGCAAGCAAAAATTGAGCAAACAATGGATGAGATTTATCAACCAATTAATAATGGTGTTTATCGGGCGGGATTTGCTGGCAGTCAAAGCGCTTATGAGGAAGGAGTAACGGATTTATTCCATGCTTTAGACCTTTGGGACGAAGTATTAGGTAAACAGCGATATTTGTGTGGAGATAGGATAACCGAAGCGGATTGGTGTATGTTCACAACGCTATTGCGTTTCGATCCAGTTTATTACGGTCACTTCAAATGCAATTTACGCCATATTTGGGATTATCCTAATCTTTGGAATTACCTGAAGGAACTATATCAAATTCCAGGGGTAAAAGACACTTGCAATTTAGATCACATCAAACGACATTACTATGTAAGTCATAACAAAATTAACCCCACTCGCGTAGTTCCTAAAGGCCCGATCTTCGATTTAGAGTCCCCTCATAATCGTAATAATTTATAA
- a CDS encoding ferredoxin:protochlorophyllide reductase (ATP-dependent) subunit N: protein MTVAQEPQALNFECETGNYHTFCPISCVAWLYQKIEDSFFLVIGTKTCGYFLQNAMGVMIFAEPRYAMAELEEGDISAQLNDYEELKRLCTQIKRDRNPSVIVWIGTCTTEIIKMDLEGLAPKLEADLGIPIVVARANGLDYAFTQGEDTVLAAMAARCPEKAPVMESEKEERNAIAKLLNFGKKKEEVASEESEYVKHPPLVLFGSLPDPVVTQLTLELKKQGIKVSGWLPAKRFTELPTIEEGYYVAGVNPFLSRTATALMRRRKCKLIGAPFPIGPDGTRAWIEKICSVFGIEPKGLEEREQQIWASLEDYLQIIRGKSVFFMGDNLLEISLARFLIRCGMTCPEIGIPYMDKRYQAAELALLEKTCQEMGVPLPRIVEKPDNYNQIQRIYEHKTDLVITGMAHANPLEARGINTKWSVEFTFAQIHGFTNARDILELVTRPLRRNNNLKDLGWDKLVKEEAKI, encoded by the coding sequence ATGACTGTTGCACAAGAACCACAAGCGCTTAACTTTGAGTGTGAAACTGGTAATTATCATACATTCTGCCCGATTAGCTGCGTAGCTTGGTTATATCAAAAAATTGAAGATAGTTTCTTTTTGGTAATCGGTACGAAGACTTGCGGTTATTTCTTGCAAAATGCGATGGGGGTAATGATTTTTGCCGAACCGCGTTATGCAATGGCAGAGTTGGAAGAAGGGGATATTTCGGCGCAGTTGAATGATTATGAGGAATTGAAGCGCCTTTGTACTCAGATTAAACGCGATCGCAATCCCAGCGTAATCGTTTGGATCGGTACCTGCACCACCGAAATCATCAAAATGGATTTGGAAGGTTTAGCACCGAAGCTGGAAGCGGATTTGGGGATTCCCATTGTAGTTGCGCGTGCTAACGGTTTGGACTACGCTTTTACTCAAGGGGAAGATACCGTACTGGCAGCAATGGCGGCGCGTTGTCCGGAAAAGGCTCCTGTGATGGAATCTGAGAAGGAAGAACGAAATGCGATCGCTAAATTGCTCAACTTCGGTAAAAAGAAAGAAGAAGTAGCATCAGAAGAATCGGAATATGTCAAGCATCCGCCGCTAGTTCTTTTCGGTTCTTTACCCGATCCAGTTGTTACCCAACTAACTCTCGAACTGAAGAAACAAGGCATCAAAGTTTCCGGTTGGTTACCTGCTAAGCGCTTCACCGAACTACCAACTATTGAAGAAGGGTATTATGTGGCTGGTGTTAATCCCTTCCTCAGTCGCACCGCTACCGCTTTGATGCGTCGCCGCAAGTGCAAACTAATTGGCGCACCGTTCCCGATCGGCCCAGATGGAACCCGTGCTTGGATCGAAAAGATTTGTTCGGTGTTTGGAATTGAACCAAAAGGTTTAGAAGAACGGGAACAGCAAATTTGGGCAAGCTTAGAAGATTATCTCCAAATAATTCGCGGTAAATCAGTCTTCTTCATGGGCGATAATTTGCTGGAAATTTCTTTAGCGCGTTTCTTAATTCGCTGCGGAATGACTTGTCCGGAAATCGGTATTCCTTATATGGACAAGCGCTATCAAGCTGCTGAATTGGCGCTGTTAGAAAAAACTTGCCAAGAAATGGGCGTACCGTTGCCAAGAATTGTCGAAAAACCCGATAATTACAATCAAATTCAGCGCATTTACGAACATAAGACAGACTTGGTAATTACTGGTATGGCGCACGCTAACCCCTTGGAAGCACGGGGTATTAATACCAAGTGGTCTGTTGAATTTACTTTTGCTCAAATTCATGGTTTCACCAATGCGCGTGACATTCTGGAGTTGGTAACTCGTCCGTTGCGTCGGAATAACAACCTGAAAGATTTGGGTTGGGATAAATTGGTGAAGGAAGAAGCAAAAATTTAA
- the hcp gene encoding hydroxylamine reductase, which yields MFCEQCEQTASGQGCHQWGACGKSPQVNAIHDLLVYCLRGLSPIALKAKEQGINTHAVDVFTCESLFATMTNVNFYEKRLVEYVRQALVYREELKTQIQQITNLPSAWAEISNFQPDFDGSLVEQGEQLSLKFITQSGGNVDIFSLKLTTIYGLKGLASYAFHAQELGEEDEKVYRFVHEALVAIDNPNLTLEDWVNLALKVGEVNYRVMELLDAGHTNTYGHPVPTTVPLNHRKGKAILVSGHDIKQLAAILKQTANTGITVYTHGELLPAHGYPRLKENYPHFYGHYGTAWQNQTKDFPRFPGAIVITTNCLMPTHENYEDKLFSVGPVAYPGLKYLPNVDEGVADYTPVIEKALSLPGFLEDEAPREVKVGFARNTVLGVADQVLDAVKQGQIRHLFLVGGCDGAKPDRNYYTELVEKVPSDCVVLTLACGKFRFFDKQLGDIGGLPRLMDVGQCNDAYSAIQIALGLANALNMSVNELPLSMILSWYEQKAVAVLLTLLYLGIKDIRLGPTLPAFISPNVFNLLSEKYNLKAITTPDEDLAACLG from the coding sequence ATGTTTTGCGAACAATGCGAACAAACTGCTAGCGGACAAGGATGCCATCAGTGGGGCGCTTGTGGTAAAAGTCCCCAAGTAAATGCAATTCACGATTTACTTGTTTACTGTTTGCGGGGACTCTCTCCGATCGCTTTAAAAGCTAAAGAACAGGGTATTAATACTCATGCAGTTGATGTTTTTACCTGCGAATCGCTATTTGCAACGATGACGAATGTCAACTTTTATGAAAAGCGTTTAGTAGAGTATGTTCGGCAAGCACTTGTATATCGGGAAGAACTCAAAACCCAGATTCAGCAAATAACTAATCTTCCGTCTGCTTGGGCAGAAATTTCTAATTTTCAACCTGATTTTGATGGTAGTTTAGTTGAGCAAGGTGAGCAATTATCGCTCAAATTTATCACTCAATCCGGTGGCAATGTTGATATTTTCTCCCTCAAACTAACCACAATCTATGGTTTGAAGGGGTTAGCGTCCTACGCTTTTCACGCGCAGGAATTGGGAGAAGAAGATGAGAAAGTTTATCGATTTGTTCACGAAGCGTTAGTTGCAATTGATAATCCTAATCTCACCTTAGAAGACTGGGTAAATCTTGCCCTGAAAGTGGGAGAAGTCAACTACCGAGTGATGGAATTATTGGATGCTGGACATACTAATACTTACGGTCATCCAGTTCCAACTACTGTTCCCCTTAATCATAGAAAAGGGAAAGCAATTTTAGTATCAGGACATGATATTAAACAATTAGCAGCGATACTCAAGCAAACAGCAAATACTGGCATTACTGTTTATACTCATGGGGAATTATTGCCAGCACATGGGTATCCACGCCTGAAAGAAAATTACCCCCATTTCTACGGTCATTACGGTACAGCATGGCAAAATCAAACTAAGGATTTTCCGAGATTTCCTGGTGCAATTGTGATTACAACTAACTGTTTGATGCCTACCCATGAAAATTATGAAGATAAACTGTTTAGTGTTGGGCCTGTTGCCTATCCAGGTTTAAAATATCTTCCTAATGTGGATGAGGGTGTGGCTGATTATACACCAGTAATTGAAAAGGCTTTGTCATTACCTGGTTTTCTGGAAGATGAAGCGCCAAGGGAAGTAAAAGTTGGGTTTGCGCGGAATACTGTATTAGGTGTCGCGGATCAAGTTTTGGATGCTGTTAAACAGGGGCAAATTCGCCATTTATTCTTAGTAGGTGGTTGCGATGGTGCAAAACCCGATCGCAATTACTATACTGAGTTAGTGGAGAAGGTTCCTAGTGATTGTGTTGTGCTGACTCTCGCCTGTGGTAAATTCCGCTTTTTCGATAAACAATTAGGTGACATTGGCGGACTTCCGCGCTTGATGGATGTGGGACAATGCAATGATGCTTATTCAGCAATTCAGATTGCTTTGGGATTAGCAAATGCGCTGAATATGAGTGTGAATGAGTTGCCGTTATCTATGATTTTGTCTTGGTACGAACAGAAAGCAGTGGCAGTTTTGTTAACTCTGTTGTATCTGGGAATTAAAGATATTCGACTCGGCCCAACTTTGCCTGCATTTATTTCTCCGAATGTGTTCAATTTGCTGTCTGAAAAATACAATTTGAAGGCAATTACAACACCGGATGAAGATTTAGCTGCTTGTTTAGGGTAA
- the bchL gene encoding ferredoxin:protochlorophyllide reductase (ATP-dependent) iron-sulfur ATP-binding protein: MKLAVYGKGGIGKSTTSCNISVALARRGKKVLQIGCDPKHDSTFTLTGFLIPTIIDTLQSKDYHYEDVWPEDVIYKGYGGVDCVEAGGPPAGAGCGGYVVGETVKLLKELNAFDEYDVILFDVLGDVVCGGFAAPLNYADYCLIVTDNGFDALFAANRIAASVREKARTHPLRLAGLIGNRTSKRDLIEKYVESVPMPVLEVLPLIEDIRVSRVKGKTLFEMAESDPSLNYVCDYYLNIADQILARPEGVVPNDSPDRELFSLLSDFYLNPTKPTAKREEEELDLMMV, from the coding sequence GTGAAACTGGCAGTATACGGAAAAGGCGGAATCGGTAAATCCACGACCAGCTGTAATATTTCGGTTGCCCTAGCCCGACGCGGCAAAAAAGTCCTGCAAATTGGGTGCGATCCCAAACACGACAGCACGTTTACGCTCACTGGCTTTTTAATTCCCACCATTATCGATACCTTGCAATCAAAGGACTATCACTACGAAGATGTATGGCCGGAAGATGTAATTTACAAAGGTTATGGCGGAGTTGACTGCGTAGAAGCAGGTGGCCCACCAGCCGGTGCAGGTTGCGGTGGCTACGTAGTGGGAGAAACCGTCAAACTGCTCAAAGAACTCAACGCCTTTGATGAATACGACGTGATCCTGTTTGACGTTCTCGGTGACGTGGTGTGTGGTGGTTTTGCGGCTCCCCTCAACTATGCCGACTACTGCTTAATCGTTACTGATAATGGATTTGATGCTTTATTTGCTGCTAACCGAATTGCCGCTTCCGTCAGAGAAAAAGCTCGCACCCACCCGTTGCGTTTGGCTGGTTTAATTGGCAATCGCACTTCCAAGCGGGACTTAATAGAAAAGTATGTTGAATCAGTACCCATGCCAGTGCTGGAAGTGCTGCCTTTAATTGAAGATATTCGGGTTTCTCGCGTCAAGGGTAAAACTTTGTTTGAAATGGCAGAGAGTGACCCCTCCCTAAATTACGTCTGCGATTACTACCTGAACATCGCCGATCAAATTCTGGCCCGTCCGGAAGGTGTGGTTCCTAATGACTCTCCAGACCGGGAGTTGTTCTCTTTGTTGTCAGATTTTTATTTAAATCCAACAAAACCAACAGCCAAGAGAGAGGAAGAAGAACTAGACTTGATGATGGTTTAA
- a CDS encoding Uma2 family endonuclease, whose translation MNENISLLQNTHLTLQMSPAIDITDEQFFAFCQQNRDYRIERSASGEIIIMPPTGSETGNRNFDLIVQLGMWTRQNGTGIGFDSSAGFTLPNGAIKSSDAAWVKLSRWNSLTPEQQQKFAPICPDFVVELRSPSDNLQPLKDKLQEYIDNGTSLGLLIDRKNRKVYIYRPNSEVECLDNPDTVSCEPVLPGLVLDLASIW comes from the coding sequence ATGAATGAAAATATTTCATTACTACAAAATACTCATCTAACCTTGCAAATGTCTCCTGCGATCGATATTACAGATGAGCAATTTTTTGCCTTCTGCCAACAAAATCGGGATTATCGCATCGAACGTAGCGCTTCTGGGGAAATTATTATTATGCCACCGACAGGTTCGGAAACGGGAAATCGTAATTTTGATTTAATTGTTCAATTAGGAATGTGGACAAGACAAAATGGTACGGGGATAGGTTTTGATTCTTCGGCAGGTTTTACGCTTCCTAATGGCGCGATTAAGTCTTCTGATGCTGCTTGGGTCAAATTATCAAGATGGAATTCTCTCACCCCAGAACAGCAGCAGAAATTTGCACCCATCTGTCCCGATTTTGTGGTAGAGTTACGTTCGCCTAGTGATAATTTGCAACCTTTGAAGGATAAGTTGCAAGAATATATTGACAATGGTACATCTTTGGGTTTGTTGATCGATCGCAAAAATCGGAAAGTTTATATTTATCGTCCTAATTCGGAAGTTGAATGTTTAGATAATCCTGATACTGTTAGTTGCGAGCCCGTTTTACCTGGTTTAGTTTTGGATTTAGCGAGTATTTGGTGA
- a CDS encoding DUF5331 domain-containing protein — MAFFDDFTSALKQKWLQYYQVNHSWLNLQMELEAVDTPDGGRRPPSYLILGILNALEPKLAQLMLPFARLNPSADALIQVLELDFDPDIALGNRKPGQAPPAASILKEAPPATLPVADTFDDSDGFDDDTSSEPIGIVTSSTVVTSSTTVVEVDLDDDDALEDFGGALIEESSLEEEEIVGLIIEEEEEIVSLIDDDVALDDFGDTADDFGTTTEESSEEEADDFVGIGLDEFGDTSSEALSEESEDDFGALGIEDSWGEGITEESSDDDDSIADLGDLTLDSDDDLGSFGDINFDPFTDSPEKKEEEEDEWK; from the coding sequence GTGGCTTTTTTTGATGACTTTACATCTGCTCTAAAACAAAAGTGGTTGCAATATTACCAAGTCAATCATTCGTGGTTAAACCTGCAAATGGAACTGGAAGCGGTCGATACTCCTGATGGGGGTCGTCGCCCACCTTCTTACCTCATCCTGGGAATACTGAACGCCCTGGAGCCGAAGTTAGCCCAGTTGATGTTGCCATTTGCTAGGCTCAATCCCAGCGCAGATGCCTTGATTCAGGTTTTGGAATTAGATTTCGACCCAGATATTGCTTTGGGAAATCGTAAGCCAGGACAAGCACCACCAGCCGCATCAATTTTGAAGGAAGCACCTCCTGCTACTTTACCAGTGGCAGATACTTTCGATGACTCGGATGGATTTGACGATGACACTAGTTCAGAACCAATAGGTATTGTGACTTCTTCTACCGTCGTTACTTCCTCAACTACAGTAGTTGAGGTTGATTTAGACGATGATGATGCGCTGGAGGATTTTGGTGGAGCACTGATTGAAGAATCTAGCCTGGAAGAGGAAGAGATTGTTGGCTTAATTATTGAGGAAGAAGAGGAGATTGTTAGCTTAATTGATGATGATGTGGCGCTGGATGATTTTGGCGATACTGCTGATGATTTCGGCACTACTACTGAGGAATCTAGCGAAGAAGAAGCAGATGACTTCGTTGGTATAGGTTTGGATGAATTTGGCGATACTTCATCTGAGGCGTTGAGTGAAGAGTCGGAAGACGATTTCGGTGCTTTAGGAATTGAAGATAGTTGGGGTGAGGGAATTACCGAAGAGTCGAGCGACGATGATGATTCGATCGCAGATTTGGGCGACTTAACTTTAGACTCTGATGACGATTTGGGTTCCTTTGGCGATATCAACTTCGATCCTTTTACCGATTCACCTGAAAAGAAGGAAGAAGAAGAGGATGAGTGGAAATAG